The window TTTAGTAAACATCCACCGGAAATGATAGAAAAGCAATAAATTTGACTTTTACGTTTAATtttgatgtaatttttaataatatttcattttttaaatcattttttaataataacaatttttatttttaatatttaacattctttatttatttaattttttttacataattttattatttgtataatatagaatatgcatataatatgtatataatatagaagatttagaaatatattttgatatatcatcattattcattaaattgaaattctgaaatttttcatttaatctatataaatatattataatttgatttaaaaaaatattttttttgattaagtataaaatattttataatcaaaatatatgatttttacgtaataatttttatattattaattttcccgggtaaattttaaattgcttatagtTCTACTATCTGCCGATTGGATTAAAAAAGCGCTACTATCTCTTGTAGATGAAACTACATAAAAATGGGACGTATGCACGCACCagggtaaaattaatttaattttattgtaatttattattacatataattttaaaagttatttttttttatatctttcatttttttttaaatttttataatataacttaataaattttttgtgtaaattgttattaaaatcgtGTCGCTTCACAACCATgtgtttcttattttaaattaattcttattaaaattataatatttatagttttttgaaatttttgaagacattttgatatattttaatttaatattcaataatattaatttattataatactaaaataaaaaaaagccaattctttttacagattttttacagtttacttttttttacaatacacaaccttaatttttttcagtttctaaacatattaatatttttgttgattattattgttagttgatttttatatatagttatatatatgtatatataaaacttatatatagtttatctaataatttctattaatttaacaaaaaattataaatataaaataacaaatgatgaaaagaaatataaatttaaaggaatttttaataatgaaaatttattattattttagaaagggTATATCCCAATCAGCATTACCTTACAGACGTAGTGTTCCTACATGGTTAAAACTTACACCAGAGGATTGTAAAGAGTTAATTTACAAGCTTGCCAAAAAAGGGCATACTCCATCTCAAAttggtaattataatatattataaaacaatttatattttatttatgtttatataatttaaaattttattcttttctaagCAAATTGATTTAAACTAAGATTCAATGTTTTCCGTattgtttcttattaataatttgcaatattaaattcatggtGATTTTTGAGATGGTTTGatgattttatcatattatcataGGTATTcaccaatatttaaaaattattaatatattatattttatttaaataaaataaatttattcatttattataagatattataatgatgcaataatgattaaatgacAAAATGTTTTAGGTGTTATTCTTCGAGATTCTCATGGAGTAGCTCAAGTACGTTTTCGGACTGGAAATAAGATTCTCAGAATTGTTAAAAGTATGGGTCTTGCTCCAGATTTGCCAGAAGatctttattatcttataaaaaaggCAGTTGCTATTAGAAAacatttagaaagaaatcgtAAAGATAAGGATAGCAA is drawn from Apis mellifera strain DH4 linkage group LG5, Amel_HAv3.1, whole genome shotgun sequence and contains these coding sequences:
- the LOC551867 gene encoding 40S ribosomal protein S13, whose amino-acid sequence is MGRMHAPGKGISQSALPYRRSVPTWLKLTPEDCKELIYKLAKKGHTPSQIGVILRDSHGVAQVRFRTGNKILRIVKSMGLAPDLPEDLYYLIKKAVAIRKHLERNRKDKDSKFRLILVESRIHRLARYYKSKGTLPANWKYESSTASALVA